A single genomic interval of Ramlibacter sp. harbors:
- the pyrE gene encoding orotate phosphoribosyltransferase: MAVDAGADALAQDFVQFSVDSGVLRFGEFKTKAGRLSPYFFNAGLFDDGAKLGRLAQFYAQRILASGIGFDMIFGPAYKGIPLAAAVAIELARLGRNVPYAYNRKEAKDHGEGGTLVGAPVQGRVLIVDDVMSAGTAARESIAIIRAAGATPHAVAIALDRQEKATENGVDVDHSAVQYVRRQLGLQVCSIARLADLLQYLESRQSDSLGAHHAPVLAYRQRYGVND; this comes from the coding sequence ATGGCGGTTGATGCGGGCGCAGACGCGCTGGCCCAGGACTTCGTGCAATTCTCGGTGGATTCAGGCGTGCTGCGCTTTGGCGAGTTCAAGACCAAGGCGGGCCGGCTGTCGCCGTACTTCTTCAACGCCGGCCTGTTTGACGATGGCGCCAAGCTGGGCCGGCTCGCGCAATTCTATGCACAGCGCATCCTGGCCAGCGGCATCGGGTTCGACATGATCTTCGGCCCGGCCTACAAGGGCATTCCGCTGGCGGCCGCGGTGGCCATCGAGCTGGCGCGGCTGGGCCGCAACGTGCCCTACGCCTACAACCGCAAGGAAGCCAAGGACCACGGCGAAGGTGGCACCCTGGTGGGCGCGCCGGTGCAGGGCCGGGTGCTGATCGTGGACGACGTGATGTCGGCCGGCACGGCGGCGCGCGAGTCCATCGCCATCATCCGCGCGGCCGGGGCCACGCCCCACGCCGTGGCCATTGCGCTGGACCGCCAGGAAAAGGCCACCGAGAACGGCGTGGACGTGGACCACAGCGCCGTGCAGTACGTCCGCCGCCAGCTCGGCCTGCAGGTTTGTTCGATTGCACGGCTGGCCGACTTGCTGCAGTATCTCGAGAGTCGCCAAAGCGACAGTCTGGGCGCGCACCATGCACCGGTTCTTGCGTACAGACAGAGATACGGTGTGAACGACTGA
- the xth gene encoding exodeoxyribonuclease III, translating to MFKLTSLNLNGIRSAASKGVEAWVAKTKPDCICVQEVKAQAADVSGRFEELAGLKGHFHFAQKKGYSGVAVYTRLEPSDVVVGWDGGEFDAEGRYVELRFDTPRRKLSIISAYFPSGSSGEERQQAKFRFLAGFDPHLVGLKKKREFILCGDINIAHKEQDLKNWRSNQKNSGFLPEERAWMTKLLDERGLVDVYRQLQPTATDTAYTWWSNRGQAYLNNVGWRLDYHLATPALAALARSEAIYKGEKFSDHAPITVEYELAL from the coding sequence TTGTTCAAGTTAACCAGCCTCAACCTCAACGGAATCCGTTCCGCCGCCAGCAAGGGTGTCGAAGCCTGGGTCGCGAAGACCAAGCCGGATTGTATTTGTGTGCAGGAGGTCAAGGCCCAGGCCGCGGATGTGAGCGGCCGCTTCGAGGAACTGGCTGGCCTGAAGGGCCATTTTCACTTCGCACAGAAGAAGGGCTACTCGGGCGTGGCGGTGTACACGCGCCTTGAGCCCAGCGACGTGGTGGTGGGCTGGGACGGGGGTGAATTCGATGCCGAAGGCCGCTACGTGGAACTGCGCTTTGACACGCCCCGGCGCAAGCTGTCCATCATCAGCGCCTACTTTCCCAGTGGCTCGTCAGGCGAGGAACGGCAGCAGGCCAAGTTCCGCTTCCTGGCCGGGTTTGACCCGCACCTGGTCGGGCTCAAGAAAAAGCGCGAATTCATCCTGTGCGGCGACATCAACATTGCCCACAAGGAGCAGGACCTGAAAAACTGGCGCAGCAACCAGAAAAACAGCGGCTTTCTGCCCGAAGAGCGCGCCTGGATGACAAAACTGTTGGACGAAAGAGGCCTGGTCGACGTTTATCGTCAACTCCAGCCCACGGCCACCGACACCGCCTACACCTGGTGGAGCAACCGCGGCCAGGCCTACCTCAACAACGTCGGGTGGCGCCTGGACTACCACCTGGCCACGCCCGCGCTGGCGGCGCTGGCGCGCAGCGAAGCGATCTACAAGGGCGAGAAGTTTTCGGACCACGCGCCGATCACGGTGGAGTACGAACTCGCGCTGTAG
- a CDS encoding acyltransferase: MRKFELIDALRAIAALLVLTYHVVEVGQWTAFPVTGPGLLVRFGWIGVDLFFVISGFVIGRAAIRAAQEQQPGWRERFAERRLRRIVPLYLLTAVVFTLFVDSDVLRHGWKTAAWQIGVHLMFVHNLHPSSHGAIDGPNWSVALEMQFYLLIALCAPWLARVSALRIVAFWMLLAVAWRYGTTIVLAPGTASPYLQHVAESQLPGALSQFSLGILLAKRELAGGLRPNWRGFGTCSALAAILLITAWKLLLANSTYWDNALMIVGWRPLFAVGLAALVAAAVTAPVNGGRLIRPLRYLGEISYGIYLWHLPVLLTLIEKTPWRGKSLMMATLAGTIALAALSWHFYERRWLVPSTSPPGSAPR; this comes from the coding sequence ATGCGCAAGTTCGAGCTGATTGATGCGTTGCGCGCGATTGCAGCCCTGCTGGTGCTGACCTATCACGTGGTGGAGGTGGGGCAGTGGACTGCGTTTCCCGTCACGGGGCCGGGGCTGCTGGTCCGCTTCGGCTGGATCGGTGTCGACCTGTTCTTCGTGATCAGCGGTTTCGTGATCGGACGCGCGGCCATCCGTGCGGCGCAGGAGCAGCAGCCCGGCTGGCGTGAACGCTTTGCAGAGCGGCGACTCCGCCGGATCGTGCCCCTGTACCTGTTGACAGCGGTGGTCTTCACGCTGTTCGTGGATTCTGATGTCCTGAGGCATGGCTGGAAAACAGCTGCCTGGCAGATCGGCGTGCATTTGATGTTCGTGCACAACCTGCACCCGTCTTCCCATGGGGCCATCGACGGCCCCAACTGGTCGGTGGCGCTGGAAATGCAGTTTTACCTGCTGATAGCCCTGTGCGCACCGTGGCTTGCGCGGGTGTCGGCGCTGAGGATCGTGGCGTTCTGGATGCTGCTGGCCGTGGCGTGGCGGTATGGCACCACGATCGTGCTCGCGCCAGGCACCGCATCACCTTATCTGCAGCATGTAGCCGAATCGCAATTGCCCGGCGCGCTGAGCCAGTTCTCGCTGGGCATCCTGCTGGCCAAGCGGGAGCTTGCCGGAGGTTTGCGACCCAATTGGCGAGGCTTCGGGACGTGCAGCGCGCTGGCGGCCATCCTCCTGATCACTGCCTGGAAGCTGCTGCTGGCCAACTCCACCTACTGGGACAACGCCCTGATGATCGTGGGCTGGCGGCCCTTGTTTGCCGTTGGCCTGGCGGCGTTGGTGGCCGCCGCCGTGACCGCGCCCGTCAATGGTGGCCGGCTGATCAGGCCCCTGCGTTATTTGGGTGAAATCAGCTACGGCATCTACCTCTGGCATCTGCCGGTGCTGCTTACCCTGATCGAGAAAACGCCTTGGCGAGGCAAATCCCTGATGATGGCCACGCTGGCCGGCACGATCGCGCTGGCCGCCCTCTCCTGGCATTTCTATGAACGCCGCTGGCTGGTGCCTTCTACCAGTCCACCAGGCTCAGCCCCACGCTGA
- a CDS encoding phospholipase A yields the protein MATLHRQPGTRLRAAQAAGLALAAWATLGAGSATAQASAPADAGWQACVATADSGARLACFDRWAQQQPRAGAAGAERAPGVPAASALGQADSGPVQPLLPATRVISITSEKGCHDRQYSYLSRFWELENGSDCGTFGIRGYRPISVSLIAADNINTLPTSTNPDNNALSPQDYRKTETRIQLSVRTKLAQGMLTGNHPTLKDSLWFGYTQQSYWQLFNGGISRPFRSTDHEPELVYVYPTDLDLPAGWRLRYTGAGINHQSNGQTLPLSRSWNRAYLMAGAEKDNQARVEAKVWQRMPESGGNDNPDISDYIGRAEVAAFWDLDRQNTVGATLRNSLRARPRGSLRLEWLRALGNGAPGGAPNDLRLHLQWFSGYGDSLLDYNHRRNVFSVGLSLVDW from the coding sequence ATGGCGACGCTCCACAGACAACCAGGAACGCGGCTTCGTGCTGCGCAAGCTGCCGGGCTGGCGCTAGCCGCCTGGGCCACGCTGGGGGCCGGGTCCGCGACGGCGCAGGCCTCTGCCCCGGCCGACGCGGGCTGGCAGGCCTGCGTGGCCACCGCCGACAGCGGCGCCCGGCTCGCCTGCTTTGACCGCTGGGCCCAGCAGCAGCCGCGCGCCGGGGCCGCGGGCGCCGAACGCGCCCCGGGCGTGCCCGCCGCCTCCGCGCTTGGTCAGGCCGACAGCGGCCCGGTGCAGCCGCTGCTGCCGGCCACGCGCGTGATCTCGATCACCTCGGAAAAGGGCTGCCATGACCGGCAGTACTCCTACCTGTCGCGCTTCTGGGAACTCGAAAATGGCAGCGACTGCGGCACCTTCGGCATCCGCGGCTACCGGCCCATCAGCGTCTCGCTGATCGCCGCGGACAACATCAACACCCTGCCCACCTCCACCAACCCCGACAACAACGCGCTGAGCCCGCAGGACTACCGCAAGACCGAGACCCGCATCCAGCTGTCGGTGCGGACCAAGCTGGCGCAGGGCATGCTCACCGGCAACCACCCCACGCTCAAGGATTCGCTGTGGTTTGGCTACACCCAGCAGTCGTACTGGCAGCTGTTCAACGGCGGCATCTCGCGGCCGTTTCGCAGCACCGACCATGAGCCCGAGCTGGTCTACGTCTACCCGACCGACCTGGACCTGCCCGCGGGCTGGCGGCTGCGCTACACGGGCGCCGGCATCAACCACCAGTCCAACGGCCAGACCCTGCCCCTGTCGCGCAGCTGGAACCGCGCCTACCTGATGGCCGGCGCCGAGAAGGACAACCAGGCCCGCGTGGAGGCCAAGGTCTGGCAGCGCATGCCCGAGAGCGGTGGCAACGACAACCCCGACATCAGCGACTACATCGGCCGCGCCGAGGTGGCCGCCTTCTGGGACCTGGACCGCCAGAACACCGTGGGCGCCACGCTGCGCAACTCGCTGCGCGCGCGGCCGCGCGGCTCGCTGCGCCTGGAGTGGCTGCGCGCGCTGGGCAACGGCGCGCCCGGCGGCGCCCCCAACGATTTGCGCCTGCACCTGCAGTGGTTCAGCGGCTATGGCGACAGCCTGCTCGACTACAACCACCGGCGCAATGTGTTCAGCGTGGGGCTGAGCCTGGTGGACTGGTAG
- a CDS encoding UvrD-helicase domain-containing protein, whose amino-acid sequence MSAGLNLAQQEAVNYMHGPCLVLAGAGSGKTRVITHKIGRLIQAGLAPQQIAAITFTNKAAAEMRERARGLIGRDAKGVLVCTFHALGVRMLRQDGAALGLKPQFSILDSDDVTSILKDAGGSTDAATARQWQWAISLWKNMGLNAAQAEAQARDDNERVTARIMARYEERLAAYQSVDFDDLIGLPLKLLQEHAEVRAKWQAQLGHVLVDEYQDTNATQYEVLKLLVGEKARFTAVGDDDQSIYGWRGATLDNLKRLPLDFPNLKVVKLEQNYRSTSAILRAANNVIGPNPKLFPKTLFSELGEGEPVRVVDADNEEHEAERTVARIQSIRAGQAATASAGAATPEWKNFAVLYRANHQAKTFEKALRKAAIPYKVSGGQSFFDRAEIKDLCAWFRLWVNNDDDPAFLRAITSPKRGIGHTTLQNLGTFAGKYKLSLFEALFSPSLGSALPAKAVGGLHEFGRHVNDLEYRARQTHGAEAARAFMLDWLKDIGYEKHLYDGEDSEKLAASRWTNVLDFCDWMSQRCGGEIDDAAGVTTGSETKSLLEVAQTIALLSTISEREQDQNVVTLSTLHAAKGLEWPHVMLVGVTEGLLPFKLGDDDNPTGRADGPMSEGILQRLQEERRLMYVGITRAQRSLAVSWTRKRKKGREMIAAQPSRFIAEMALEKSTTREDPREKLKALRAEFARKALDSAAANAAANPADAASAT is encoded by the coding sequence ATGTCCGCCGGTCTGAACCTTGCCCAACAGGAAGCAGTGAACTACATGCACGGGCCCTGCCTGGTGCTGGCCGGGGCCGGTTCGGGCAAGACGCGGGTGATCACCCACAAGATCGGGCGGCTGATCCAGGCCGGGCTGGCGCCGCAGCAGATCGCGGCCATCACCTTCACCAACAAGGCCGCGGCCGAGATGCGCGAACGCGCCAGGGGCCTGATCGGCCGCGACGCCAAGGGCGTGCTGGTCTGCACCTTTCATGCGCTGGGCGTGCGCATGCTGCGCCAGGACGGCGCGGCCCTGGGCCTGAAGCCGCAGTTCAGCATCCTGGACAGCGACGACGTGACCAGCATCCTCAAAGACGCCGGCGGCAGCACCGACGCCGCCACCGCGCGCCAATGGCAGTGGGCCATCAGCCTGTGGAAGAACATGGGCCTGAATGCGGCGCAGGCCGAGGCCCAGGCCAGGGACGACAACGAGCGCGTGACCGCCCGCATCATGGCGCGCTACGAGGAGCGGCTGGCCGCCTACCAGAGCGTGGACTTTGACGACCTGATCGGCCTGCCGCTGAAACTGCTGCAGGAGCACGCCGAGGTGCGCGCCAAGTGGCAGGCCCAGCTGGGCCACGTGCTGGTGGACGAATACCAGGATACCAATGCCACGCAGTACGAGGTGCTCAAGCTGCTGGTGGGCGAGAAGGCCCGCTTCACCGCCGTGGGCGACGACGACCAGTCCATCTACGGCTGGCGCGGCGCCACGCTGGACAACCTCAAGCGGCTGCCGCTGGATTTCCCCAACCTCAAGGTGGTCAAGCTCGAGCAGAACTACCGCTCCACCAGCGCCATCCTGCGCGCGGCCAACAACGTGATCGGCCCCAACCCCAAGCTGTTTCCCAAGACCCTGTTCAGCGAGCTGGGCGAGGGCGAGCCGGTGCGCGTGGTGGATGCCGACAACGAGGAACACGAGGCCGAGCGCACCGTCGCCCGAATCCAGTCGATCCGCGCCGGCCAGGCCGCCACGGCCAGCGCCGGTGCCGCCACCCCCGAGTGGAAGAACTTTGCCGTGCTGTACCGCGCCAACCACCAGGCCAAAACGTTCGAGAAGGCGCTGCGCAAGGCCGCCATCCCCTACAAGGTGTCGGGCGGCCAGAGCTTTTTTGACCGCGCCGAGATCAAGGACCTGTGTGCCTGGTTCCGCCTGTGGGTCAACAACGACGACGATCCGGCCTTCCTGCGCGCGATCACCAGCCCCAAGCGCGGCATTGGCCACACCACGCTGCAGAACCTGGGCACGTTCGCGGGCAAGTACAAGCTCAGCCTGTTCGAGGCGCTGTTTTCGCCCTCGCTCGGCTCGGCGCTGCCGGCCAAGGCCGTGGGCGGCCTGCACGAGTTCGGCCGCCATGTGAACGACCTGGAATACCGCGCCCGCCAGACCCATGGCGCCGAGGCCGCGCGCGCCTTCATGCTCGACTGGCTGAAGGACATCGGCTACGAAAAGCACCTGTACGACGGCGAGGACAGCGAGAAACTCGCCGCCTCGCGCTGGACCAATGTGCTGGACTTCTGCGACTGGATGAGCCAGCGCTGCGGCGGCGAGATCGACGACGCGGCCGGCGTCACCACGGGGAGCGAGACCAAATCGCTGCTCGAGGTGGCGCAGACCATTGCGCTGCTGTCCACCATCAGCGAGCGCGAGCAGGACCAGAACGTGGTGACCCTGTCCACGCTGCACGCGGCCAAGGGGCTGGAATGGCCGCATGTGATGCTGGTGGGCGTGACCGAGGGCCTGCTGCCATTCAAGCTCGGCGATGACGACAACCCCACGGGCCGCGCCGACGGCCCGATGAGCGAGGGCATCCTGCAGCGCCTGCAGGAAGAGCGCCGGCTGATGTACGTGGGCATCACGCGGGCCCAGCGCTCGCTGGCCGTGAGCTGGACCAGGAAGCGCAAGAAGGGCCGCGAGATGATTGCCGCGCAGCCCAGCCGCTTCATTGCCGAAATGGCGCTGGAAAAGTCCACCACCCGCGAGGACCCGCGCGAAAAGCTCAAGGCCCTGCGCGCCGAGTTCGCCAGGAAGGCGCTGGACAGCGCCGCGGCCAACGCAGCGGCCAACCCCGCCGACGCCGCCAGTGCCACATGA
- a CDS encoding AEC family transporter, with protein sequence MLNVLLITFPFFALVLCGYIAARRRMLPLEAIPGLNTFVLYFALPCMLYRFGASTPIAQLLDGSLVLVYLPCALAMVGGTVWLSLNPRVRWNDAAFGALVAAFPNTGFMGVPLLVALLGAAAAGPAILTILIDLVITTSLCIALSRLDGADEHGASKAARNALKGMATNPMPWSIVAGGVASALQLELPKPVMQTVGLLADAASPVALFTIGAVLARSQIVAAREAHGPMPVRDYLPVVGAKLLVHPLLVFAAGATAKSLGLPLDRFALTVMVLVAALPSASNVSLLAERFGADNGRIARIILLTTAAAFLTFSGAVALLK encoded by the coding sequence GTGCTCAACGTCCTGCTCATTACCTTCCCGTTCTTCGCGCTGGTGCTGTGCGGCTACATCGCCGCGCGCCGGCGCATGCTGCCGCTGGAGGCGATTCCGGGGCTGAACACCTTTGTGCTGTACTTTGCACTGCCCTGCATGCTGTACCGCTTTGGCGCCAGCACGCCCATCGCGCAGCTGCTCGACGGCTCGCTGGTGCTGGTCTACCTGCCCTGCGCGCTGGCCATGGTGGGCGGCACGGTCTGGCTCAGCCTGAACCCGCGCGTGCGCTGGAACGACGCGGCCTTTGGCGCGCTGGTGGCGGCCTTCCCCAACACCGGCTTCATGGGCGTGCCGCTGCTGGTGGCGCTGCTGGGCGCCGCGGCGGCCGGCCCGGCCATCCTCACCATCCTGATCGACCTGGTGATCACCACCTCGTTGTGCATTGCGCTGTCGCGGCTGGACGGCGCCGACGAGCATGGCGCCAGCAAGGCCGCGCGCAACGCGCTCAAGGGCATGGCCACCAACCCCATGCCCTGGTCCATCGTGGCCGGTGGCGTGGCCTCGGCGCTGCAGCTGGAGCTGCCCAAGCCGGTGATGCAGACCGTGGGCCTGCTGGCCGACGCGGCCTCGCCCGTGGCGCTGTTCACCATCGGGGCGGTGCTGGCGCGTTCGCAGATCGTGGCGGCGCGCGAGGCCCACGGGCCGATGCCGGTGCGCGACTACCTGCCCGTGGTGGGCGCCAAGCTGCTGGTCCACCCGCTGCTGGTGTTCGCGGCCGGGGCCACGGCCAAATCGCTGGGCCTGCCGCTGGACCGCTTTGCGCTGACCGTGATGGTGCTGGTGGCGGCCCTGCCCAGCGCCAGCAACGTGTCGCTGCTGGCCGAGCGTTTCGGCGCGGACAACGGGCGCATCGCGCGCATCATCCTGTTGACGACCGCCGCCGCCTTCCTGACGTTCTCAGGCGCCGTCGCGCTGCTGAAATAG
- a CDS encoding alanine--glyoxylate aminotransferase family protein translates to MPGLLPHVDPDGLLEFSVVYTDRALNHMSRSFQGVMKDISSMLKEVYGAHSAVLVPGSGTFGMESVARQFATGKQVLVIRNGWFSYRWTQIFDMGQIPAASTVMKARQTGAGAQAPWAPAPLAEVQATIRREKPALVFAPHVETAAGMILPDDYLKGVAEAVHEVGGLFVLDCIASGAMWVDMKATGVDVLISAPQKGWSSSPCCAMVMLSERARAAIDATTSTSFAMDLKKWLQIMETYEGGGHAYHATLPTDALTRLCGVMKETRDYGFAKVREEQKELGRKVRALFEGRGIASVAAEGFKAPGVVVSYTTDPEIQSSKKFLAEGLQTAAGVPLQCDEGPDFKTFRVGLFGLEKWHHVDRTVAHLEAALDRIGLGARATETAAA, encoded by the coding sequence ATGCCCGGATTGCTGCCCCACGTCGACCCCGATGGCCTGCTGGAGTTTTCGGTGGTCTACACCGACCGCGCGCTCAACCACATGTCGCGCAGCTTCCAGGGCGTGATGAAAGACATCTCTTCCATGCTCAAGGAGGTGTACGGCGCCCACAGCGCGGTGCTGGTGCCCGGCAGCGGCACCTTTGGCATGGAGTCGGTGGCGCGCCAGTTCGCCACCGGCAAGCAGGTGCTGGTGATCCGCAACGGCTGGTTCAGCTACCGCTGGACGCAGATTTTTGACATGGGCCAGATTCCGGCCGCGTCCACCGTGATGAAGGCGCGCCAGACCGGCGCAGGCGCGCAGGCCCCCTGGGCGCCCGCGCCGCTGGCCGAGGTGCAGGCCACCATCCGCCGCGAAAAGCCCGCGCTGGTGTTTGCCCCGCACGTGGAGACCGCCGCCGGCATGATCCTGCCCGACGACTACCTCAAGGGCGTGGCCGAGGCGGTGCACGAGGTGGGCGGCCTGTTCGTGCTGGACTGCATTGCCTCGGGCGCCATGTGGGTGGACATGAAGGCCACCGGCGTGGACGTGCTGATCTCGGCCCCGCAAAAGGGCTGGAGCAGCTCGCCCTGCTGCGCCATGGTGATGCTCAGCGAGCGCGCCCGCGCCGCCATCGACGCCACCACCAGCACCAGCTTTGCCATGGACCTGAAGAAGTGGCTGCAGATCATGGAAACCTACGAGGGCGGCGGCCACGCCTACCACGCCACCCTGCCCACCGACGCCCTCACGCGCCTGTGCGGGGTCATGAAGGAAACCCGCGACTACGGCTTTGCCAAGGTGCGCGAAGAGCAGAAGGAACTGGGCCGTAAGGTGCGCGCGCTGTTCGAGGGCCGGGGCATCGCCAGCGTGGCGGCCGAGGGCTTCAAGGCGCCCGGCGTGGTGGTGAGCTACACCACCGACCCCGAGATCCAGTCGAGCAAGAAATTCCTGGCCGAAGGCCTGCAGACCGCCGCCGGTGTGCCGCTGCAGTGCGACGAGGGCCCCGACTTCAAGACCTTCCGCGTCGGCCTGTTCGGCCTGGAAAAATGGCACCATGTGGACCGCACCGTGGCCCACCTGGAAGCGGCGCTGGACCGCATTGGGCTGGGTGCGCGGGCCACGGAAACCGCGGCCGCCTGA
- a CDS encoding biotin/lipoyl-binding protein, with the protein MTELRSPLQAQIVQWLVQPGDTVQAGDLLLVLEAMKMEHELRASAAGRIRELRYAAGEAVNEGDVLLISEHVMAASPGLQPDLAQKSPAKAPSAQRADLQRALDRHAFTLDAQRPDAVAKRHALGLRTARENMADLCDEGSFIEYGALAVAAQASRRSADDLVRNTPADGMVTGMGSVNGAQFDAQAARAVVMAYDATVLAGTQGMRNHQKTDRLLGIALQQKLPVVLFAEGGGGRPGDTDMPIVAGLHVTTFASFARLNGQVPVVGVVAGRCFAGNAALLGCCDVIIATRGSNIGMGGPAMVEGGGLGVYPPEQIGPSAVQHGNGVIDVLVDDEAAAVKAAKHYLSFFQGRVREWSAPEPLALRDVVPENRLRVYDTRTALAGLVDLGSLLPLRTGFGQGIHTALARIEGRPVGLLANNPQHLGGAIDADAADKAARFMQLCNAHGLPLVSLVDTPGFMVGPEIEEQAQVRHVSRLFIAAAHLRVPFFSVVLRKGYGLGAMAMCAGGFHSPVFTVAWPTGEFGAMGLEGAVRLGYRKELEAQPEGPAREALYQQLVDKQYAAGSALNMAATLEIDAVIDPAETRAWLARGLASAAPPSPGASRAIDTW; encoded by the coding sequence ATGACCGAACTCCGCTCCCCCCTGCAGGCCCAGATCGTCCAGTGGCTGGTGCAACCCGGCGACACCGTCCAGGCCGGTGACCTGCTGCTGGTCCTCGAGGCCATGAAGATGGAACACGAGCTGCGCGCCAGCGCGGCGGGCCGCATCCGCGAGCTGCGTTACGCCGCCGGGGAAGCCGTCAACGAAGGCGATGTGCTATTGATTTCAGAGCACGTGATGGCCGCCAGTCCTGGACTCCAGCCCGATTTGGCTCAAAAGTCGCCTGCCAAAGCCCCTTCTGCCCAGCGCGCCGACCTGCAGCGCGCGCTGGACCGCCACGCCTTCACGCTGGACGCGCAACGCCCCGACGCCGTGGCCAAGCGCCACGCACTGGGCCTGCGCACCGCGCGCGAGAACATGGCCGACCTGTGCGACGAGGGCAGTTTCATTGAATACGGCGCGCTGGCCGTGGCGGCCCAGGCCAGCCGCCGCAGCGCCGACGACCTGGTGCGCAACACCCCGGCCGACGGCATGGTCACCGGCATGGGCAGCGTCAATGGCGCGCAGTTTGACGCCCAGGCCGCGCGCGCCGTGGTCATGGCCTACGACGCCACCGTGCTGGCCGGCACCCAGGGCATGCGCAACCACCAGAAGACCGACCGGCTGCTGGGCATTGCGCTGCAGCAGAAGCTGCCCGTGGTGCTGTTTGCCGAAGGCGGCGGCGGCCGCCCTGGGGACACCGACATGCCCATCGTGGCCGGCCTGCACGTCACCACCTTTGCCAGCTTTGCCCGCCTGAATGGCCAGGTGCCGGTGGTGGGCGTGGTGGCCGGCCGCTGCTTTGCCGGCAATGCGGCCCTGCTGGGCTGCTGCGACGTGATCATTGCCACGCGCGGCAGCAACATCGGCATGGGCGGGCCGGCCATGGTCGAAGGCGGCGGCCTGGGCGTGTACCCACCCGAGCAGATTGGCCCGAGCGCCGTTCAGCATGGCAACGGCGTGATCGACGTGCTGGTGGACGACGAAGCCGCCGCAGTGAAGGCCGCCAAGCACTATCTGTCGTTCTTCCAGGGCCGTGTGCGTGAGTGGTCTGCACCCGAGCCTCTGGCGCTGCGCGACGTGGTGCCCGAGAACCGGCTGCGCGTGTATGACACCCGCACTGCCCTGGCCGGCCTGGTCGACCTGGGCTCGCTGCTGCCACTGCGCACCGGTTTTGGCCAGGGCATCCACACCGCGCTGGCGCGCATCGAGGGCCGCCCGGTCGGCCTGCTGGCCAACAACCCGCAGCACCTGGGCGGCGCCATCGACGCCGACGCCGCCGACAAGGCCGCGCGCTTCATGCAGCTGTGCAACGCGCACGGCCTGCCGCTGGTCAGCCTGGTGGACACGCCGGGCTTCATGGTCGGGCCCGAGATCGAAGAGCAGGCCCAGGTGCGGCATGTGAGCCGCCTGTTCATTGCGGCGGCCCACCTGCGCGTGCCGTTTTTCAGCGTGGTGCTGCGCAAGGGCTATGGCCTGGGCGCCATGGCCATGTGCGCGGGCGGCTTCCATTCACCCGTGTTCACCGTGGCCTGGCCCACCGGCGAATTTGGCGCCATGGGCCTGGAGGGCGCGGTGCGGCTGGGCTACCGCAAGGAGCTGGAGGCGCAGCCCGAAGGCCCGGCGCGCGAAGCGCTGTACCAGCAGCTGGTGGACAAGCAGTACGCGGCCGGCAGCGCCCTGAACATGGCGGCCACGCTGGAGATCGACGCGGTGATCGACCCGGCCGAGACCCGCGCCTGGCTGGCGCGGGGCCTGGCCTCGGCCGCGCCGCCCTCCCCCGGCGCCAGCAGGGCCATCGACACCTGGTAG
- a CDS encoding asparaginase produces the protein MSLIPLIETTRGATPENLHFGAVAVVNAQGRLLASAGDPQRLTFTRSTLKALQALPFMEAGGPRHFGFSREQVALLCASHSGEPLHVANVQGMLDKAGLNHRQLRCGCHVPYFVEHGVGPAPAAFDERHHNCSGKHTGFLAYCVQHGLPLDSYCEPGHPLQQAIRRDVARAAGLAPDELRLGIDGCSAPNYAMPLAALARSYARLATGARDAELGESFEQLATAMSTCPELVSGTARSDQALMRAGRGDWVTKVGAEGVQVVASRERGEALALKISDGNKPALYAATVEVLEQLGWLDDAQRSELAPWRAAEILSIRRVKVGERRPVFRLGTGA, from the coding sequence ATGAGCCTGATTCCCCTGATTGAAACCACCCGCGGCGCGACCCCCGAGAACCTGCACTTCGGCGCGGTGGCCGTGGTCAATGCGCAAGGCCGGCTGCTGGCCAGCGCGGGCGACCCGCAGCGCCTGACCTTCACGCGGTCCACCCTCAAGGCCCTGCAGGCTCTGCCCTTCATGGAGGCGGGCGGGCCCCGGCATTTCGGCTTCAGCCGCGAGCAGGTGGCCCTGCTGTGCGCGAGCCACAGCGGCGAGCCCCTGCACGTTGCGAATGTGCAGGGCATGCTGGACAAGGCCGGCCTGAACCACCGGCAACTGCGCTGCGGCTGCCATGTGCCCTACTTTGTGGAGCATGGGGTCGGGCCCGCGCCCGCCGCGTTTGACGAGCGCCACCACAACTGCAGCGGCAAGCACACGGGTTTTCTCGCGTACTGCGTGCAGCACGGCCTGCCGCTGGACAGTTACTGCGAGCCCGGCCACCCGCTGCAGCAGGCCATCCGCCGCGACGTGGCCCGCGCGGCCGGTCTGGCGCCCGATGAACTGCGGCTGGGTATCGACGGCTGCTCGGCGCCCAACTACGCCATGCCGCTGGCGGCGCTGGCCCGCAGCTACGCGCGGCTGGCCACCGGCGCGCGCGACGCCGAACTGGGCGAGAGCTTCGAGCAGCTCGCCACCGCCATGTCGACCTGCCCCGAACTGGTCAGCGGGACCGCGCGCAGCGACCAGGCCCTGATGCGCGCGGGCCGCGGCGACTGGGTCACCAAGGTCGGTGCCGAAGGCGTTCAGGTGGTGGCGAGCCGCGAGCGCGGCGAGGCCCTGGCCCTGAAGATCAGCGACGGCAACAAGCCCGCGCTGTACGCGGCCACGGTCGAGGTGCTGGAGCAGCTGGGCTGGCTGGATGACGCGCAGCGCAGCGAACTTGCGCCCTGGCGCGCGGCGGAGATCCTGAGCATCCGGCGGGTGAAGGTGGGCGAACGCCGGCCGGTGTTCAGGCTCGGCACCGGGGCCTGA